The following are encoded together in the Gasterosteus aculeatus chromosome 7, fGasAcu3.hap1.1, whole genome shotgun sequence genome:
- the LOC120828023 gene encoding uncharacterized protein LOC120828023 isoform X1, producing the protein MLTRWPALFQMEEINAEFMRVTTVPLETKFLAQLDKHTSKLLEVIRSKGGRVKELTKATLQVLDETVDITIRRECILKSLIYLGEPVHHLIKDCQENEAAIVIVSGNEDIKIVIDRTEVLREVPTIATAVAMFFGLTYVLNIKYPKNLHYTLEFVQKVLMKLGGKKMSPEIHRLSTQLGSQE; encoded by the exons ATGTTGACAAGATGGCCAGCACTTTTTCAGATGGAAGAG ATTAATGCTGAGTTCATGCGGGTGACAACAGTACCCTTGGAGACAAAGTTCTTAGCGCAGTTGGACAAGCACACGTCAAAACTGCTGGAGGTCATCAGGAGCAAGGGAGGGCGTGTGAAAGAGCTGACCAAGGCAACTTTGCAGGTTTTAGATGAG ACCGTGGACATTACAATTAGAAGAGAGTGCATCTTAAAATCTTTGATCTACCTGGGTGAACCTGTTCATCATCTCATTAAAGACTGCCAG gaaaatgAAGCAGCCATAGTAATCGTCAGTGGAAACGAGGACATTAAAATCGTCATTGACAGAACAGAGGTCCTCAGAGAGGTGCCCACAATAGCAACGGCTGTTGCTATGTTCTTCGGGCTCACCTATGTTCTCAACATAAAATATCCCAAAAATCTGCACTATACCCTTGAGTTTGTGCAAAAGGTCCTGATGAAGCTTGGTGGAAAAAAGATGTCCCCAGAAATTCATAGGCTGAGTACCCAGCTTGGCAGCCAAGAGTAG
- the LOC120821971 gene encoding multidrug and toxin extrusion protein 1 isoform X1, whose product MEKLGSPDPAHPLPGAGPLDGVSVAKTMRPEGDDAAVAAVSSKLFRCAWVRRLVPLVYREELYQVLRLTGPLVASQFLNFLLPFVISIFCGHIGNSELAGYALASAIINTTTASTGHGLNVACDTLISQTYGGRNMRRVGVILQRSSLILLLFCLPCWALLINTHNLLLMLHQDTEVARIAQIYALAFIPAVPAMFLYELQVSYLQNQGIIMPQLYTAAAANVFNVGANYFLIYSLELGVLGSALANALSHISICLLLFGYIRWKKLHQETWGGWSTDCLQEWGSYMKLAIPSTCMIWFEWWIWEVGGFLAGLLGEVDLAAQHVLLEIGAIIFMFPLGVHGAACVRVGNALGAGNTTRAIVTCKVVLVLAGVLAVFQGCILAGCKSVVGYIFTSDEEIVGIVSDNLTVYTFVQFFDDLLCVCSGILIGSGMQKIAAFSNLVSYYFIGLPVGIALMFAAKLRILGLWLGILTCVVLETGFFLILIFKLDWKKVTLKAQRRAGKKVTLIPKRPVSTELSEGMVMDISSCPDEAQLDGERAPAAGGYGPVSTQDQELKGGHEAEADDTNTGRPVGEDEGTQKTSNTKPSAPLSVSELIWRRGLIFLVSALVLVTGVAFHVAFPVQEPSIQSRTNFTQNWTNDSSPTTLAPQDLTPSR is encoded by the exons ATGGAGAAGCTGGGTTCCCCGGACCCAGCGCACCCTTTGCCGGGTGCAGGGCCCCTTGATGGGGTCTCTGTTGCCAAGACAATGAGGCCCGAGGGAGACGACGCAGCCGTGGCTGCAGTCAGCTCCAAACTTTTTCGGTGTGCTTGGGTGAGGCGTTTGGTACCACTGGTCTACAGAGAGGAACTCTATCAAGTCTTACGGCTCACAGGTCCACTG GTGGCGTCACAGTTTCTGAACTTCCTCCTGCCATTTGTTATCAGCATATTCTGTGGGCACATTGGCAATTCAGAACTGGCTGGATATGCACTCGCCTCAGCG ATCATCAACACGACCACAGCTTCAACGGGCCATGGCCTCAACGTGGCCTGTGACACACTCATTTCTCAG ACGTACGGCGGTAGGAACATGAGACGTGTGGGAGTAATCCTTCAACGGAGTTCATTGAtcttgctgttgttttgtttgccctGTTGGGCTCTTCTCATCAATACTCACAACTTGCTGCTCATGTTACACCAAGACACTGAGGTGGCGAG AATTGCCCAAATCTACGCACTGGCCTTTATTCCAGCTGTTCCA GCCATGTTTCTTTATGAGCTGCAAGTTTCCTACCTACAAAACCAA GGGATCATTATGCCTCAGTTGTACACAGCAGCCGCAGCAAACGTTTTTAATGTGGGGGCCAACTACTTCTTAATCTACAGCCTCGAGTTGGGAGTCCT tggatcAGCTTTAGCTAACGCCCTTTCACACATCTCCAtctgcctgctgctgtttggctACATCCGATGGAAGAAGCTCCATCAGGAGACATGGGGAG GCTGGTCCACCGACTGTCTGCAGGAGTGGGGCTCCTATATGAAGCTGGCTATTCCTAGTACCTGCATGATCTGGTTTGAATGGTGGATCTGGGAGGTTGGAGGTTTCCTTGCTG GTCTACTGGGAGAGGTGGATCTGGCGGCCCAGCATGTGTTGTTGGAAATAGGAGCTATAATATTTATG TTCCCCCTGGGTGTCCATGGAgctgcctgtgtgcgtgttgggAATGCTCTGGGTGCCGGGAACACTACCAGGGCCATAGTCACTTGCAAAGTAGTGCTGGTTCTGGCAG GAGTGCTTGCTGTGTTCCAGGGTTGTATCCTCGCTGGCTGTAAGTCCGTCGTTGGCTACATATTTACATCTGATGA AGAAATTGTGGGGATTGTCTCAGATAACCTCACAGTCTACACGTTTGTGCAGTTCTTTGATGATCTTCTA TGTGTCTGCTCAGGCATTCTTATCGGATCTGGAATGCAGAAAATTGCTGCCTTTTCCAACCTGGTGTCTTACTACTTCATCGGTCTACCAGTGGGAATAGCTCTGATGTTTGCTGCTAAACTCAGAATATTAG GTTTGTGGCTCGGTATCTTAACATGTGTTGTCTTGGAGACGGGTTTCTTCCTCATTCTAATCTTCAAACTAGACTGGAAGAAAGTCACATTAAAG GCTCAACGGCGAGCTGGAAAGAAAGTTACGTTGATACCAAAGCGCCCTGTTAGTACAGAGCTGAGTGAAGGGATGGTGATGGACATCTCTTCCTGTCCTGATGAA GCCCAGTTGGACGGTGAAAGAGCTCCTGCAGCGGGGGGCTACGGTCCAGTCAGCACCCAGGATCAGGAGCTGAAAGGTGGACACGAGGCGGAGGCCGACGACACAAATACAGGACGACCTGTGGGGGAAGACGAAGGGACACAAAAGACCTCAAACACCAAACCTTCAGCGCCGCTTTCTGTCTCTGAGCTGATCTGGCGCCGCGGACTGATCTTCTTGGTTTCAGCTCTAGTTTTGGTCACAGGTGTCGCTTTTCACGTCGCGTTCCCCGTACAGGAGCCCTCCATCCAGAGCAGGACCAACTTTACCCAGAATTGGACTAATGACTCAAGTCCCACGACACTGGCCCCACAGGACCTGACCCCAAGCCGCTGA
- the LOC120828023 gene encoding uncharacterized protein LOC120828023 isoform X2 produces MRVTTVPLETKFLAQLDKHTSKLLEVIRSKGGRVKELTKATLQVLDETVDITIRRECILKSLIYLGEPVHHLIKDCQENEAAIVIVSGNEDIKIVIDRTEVLREVPTIATAVAMFFGLTYVLNIKYPKNLHYTLEFVQKVLMKLGGKKMSPEIHRLSTQLGSQE; encoded by the exons ATGCGGGTGACAACAGTACCCTTGGAGACAAAGTTCTTAGCGCAGTTGGACAAGCACACGTCAAAACTGCTGGAGGTCATCAGGAGCAAGGGAGGGCGTGTGAAAGAGCTGACCAAGGCAACTTTGCAGGTTTTAGATGAG ACCGTGGACATTACAATTAGAAGAGAGTGCATCTTAAAATCTTTGATCTACCTGGGTGAACCTGTTCATCATCTCATTAAAGACTGCCAG gaaaatgAAGCAGCCATAGTAATCGTCAGTGGAAACGAGGACATTAAAATCGTCATTGACAGAACAGAGGTCCTCAGAGAGGTGCCCACAATAGCAACGGCTGTTGCTATGTTCTTCGGGCTCACCTATGTTCTCAACATAAAATATCCCAAAAATCTGCACTATACCCTTGAGTTTGTGCAAAAGGTCCTGATGAAGCTTGGTGGAAAAAAGATGTCCCCAGAAATTCATAGGCTGAGTACCCAGCTTGGCAGCCAAGAGTAG
- the LOC120821971 gene encoding multidrug and toxin extrusion protein 1 isoform X2 — protein sequence MEKLGSPDPAHPLPGAGPLDGVSVAKTMRPEGDDAAVAAVSSKLFRCAWVRRLVPLVYREELYQVLRLTGPLIINTTTASTGHGLNVACDTLISQTYGGRNMRRVGVILQRSSLILLLFCLPCWALLINTHNLLLMLHQDTEVARIAQIYALAFIPAVPAMFLYELQVSYLQNQGIIMPQLYTAAAANVFNVGANYFLIYSLELGVLGSALANALSHISICLLLFGYIRWKKLHQETWGGWSTDCLQEWGSYMKLAIPSTCMIWFEWWIWEVGGFLAGLLGEVDLAAQHVLLEIGAIIFMFPLGVHGAACVRVGNALGAGNTTRAIVTCKVVLVLAGVLAVFQGCILAGCKSVVGYIFTSDEEIVGIVSDNLTVYTFVQFFDDLLCVCSGILIGSGMQKIAAFSNLVSYYFIGLPVGIALMFAAKLRILGLWLGILTCVVLETGFFLILIFKLDWKKVTLKAQRRAGKKVTLIPKRPVSTELSEGMVMDISSCPDEAQLDGERAPAAGGYGPVSTQDQELKGGHEAEADDTNTGRPVGEDEGTQKTSNTKPSAPLSVSELIWRRGLIFLVSALVLVTGVAFHVAFPVQEPSIQSRTNFTQNWTNDSSPTTLAPQDLTPSR from the exons ATGGAGAAGCTGGGTTCCCCGGACCCAGCGCACCCTTTGCCGGGTGCAGGGCCCCTTGATGGGGTCTCTGTTGCCAAGACAATGAGGCCCGAGGGAGACGACGCAGCCGTGGCTGCAGTCAGCTCCAAACTTTTTCGGTGTGCTTGGGTGAGGCGTTTGGTACCACTGGTCTACAGAGAGGAACTCTATCAAGTCTTACGGCTCACAGGTCCACTG ATCATCAACACGACCACAGCTTCAACGGGCCATGGCCTCAACGTGGCCTGTGACACACTCATTTCTCAG ACGTACGGCGGTAGGAACATGAGACGTGTGGGAGTAATCCTTCAACGGAGTTCATTGAtcttgctgttgttttgtttgccctGTTGGGCTCTTCTCATCAATACTCACAACTTGCTGCTCATGTTACACCAAGACACTGAGGTGGCGAG AATTGCCCAAATCTACGCACTGGCCTTTATTCCAGCTGTTCCA GCCATGTTTCTTTATGAGCTGCAAGTTTCCTACCTACAAAACCAA GGGATCATTATGCCTCAGTTGTACACAGCAGCCGCAGCAAACGTTTTTAATGTGGGGGCCAACTACTTCTTAATCTACAGCCTCGAGTTGGGAGTCCT tggatcAGCTTTAGCTAACGCCCTTTCACACATCTCCAtctgcctgctgctgtttggctACATCCGATGGAAGAAGCTCCATCAGGAGACATGGGGAG GCTGGTCCACCGACTGTCTGCAGGAGTGGGGCTCCTATATGAAGCTGGCTATTCCTAGTACCTGCATGATCTGGTTTGAATGGTGGATCTGGGAGGTTGGAGGTTTCCTTGCTG GTCTACTGGGAGAGGTGGATCTGGCGGCCCAGCATGTGTTGTTGGAAATAGGAGCTATAATATTTATG TTCCCCCTGGGTGTCCATGGAgctgcctgtgtgcgtgttgggAATGCTCTGGGTGCCGGGAACACTACCAGGGCCATAGTCACTTGCAAAGTAGTGCTGGTTCTGGCAG GAGTGCTTGCTGTGTTCCAGGGTTGTATCCTCGCTGGCTGTAAGTCCGTCGTTGGCTACATATTTACATCTGATGA AGAAATTGTGGGGATTGTCTCAGATAACCTCACAGTCTACACGTTTGTGCAGTTCTTTGATGATCTTCTA TGTGTCTGCTCAGGCATTCTTATCGGATCTGGAATGCAGAAAATTGCTGCCTTTTCCAACCTGGTGTCTTACTACTTCATCGGTCTACCAGTGGGAATAGCTCTGATGTTTGCTGCTAAACTCAGAATATTAG GTTTGTGGCTCGGTATCTTAACATGTGTTGTCTTGGAGACGGGTTTCTTCCTCATTCTAATCTTCAAACTAGACTGGAAGAAAGTCACATTAAAG GCTCAACGGCGAGCTGGAAAGAAAGTTACGTTGATACCAAAGCGCCCTGTTAGTACAGAGCTGAGTGAAGGGATGGTGATGGACATCTCTTCCTGTCCTGATGAA GCCCAGTTGGACGGTGAAAGAGCTCCTGCAGCGGGGGGCTACGGTCCAGTCAGCACCCAGGATCAGGAGCTGAAAGGTGGACACGAGGCGGAGGCCGACGACACAAATACAGGACGACCTGTGGGGGAAGACGAAGGGACACAAAAGACCTCAAACACCAAACCTTCAGCGCCGCTTTCTGTCTCTGAGCTGATCTGGCGCCGCGGACTGATCTTCTTGGTTTCAGCTCTAGTTTTGGTCACAGGTGTCGCTTTTCACGTCGCGTTCCCCGTACAGGAGCCCTCCATCCAGAGCAGGACCAACTTTACCCAGAATTGGACTAATGACTCAAGTCCCACGACACTGGCCCCACAGGACCTGACCCCAAGCCGCTGA
- the LOC120821971 gene encoding multidrug and toxin extrusion protein 1 isoform X3 — MQSGMCGLGWRVRPNRGCRRNPIHSQHISMVASQFLNFLLPFVISIFCGHIGNSELAGYALASAIINTTTASTGHGLNVACDTLISQTYGGRNMRRVGVILQRSSLILLLFCLPCWALLINTHNLLLMLHQDTEVARIAQIYALAFIPAVPAMFLYELQVSYLQNQGIIMPQLYTAAAANVFNVGANYFLIYSLELGVLGSALANALSHISICLLLFGYIRWKKLHQETWGGWSTDCLQEWGSYMKLAIPSTCMIWFEWWIWEVGGFLAGLLGEVDLAAQHVLLEIGAIIFMFPLGVHGAACVRVGNALGAGNTTRAIVTCKVVLVLAGVLAVFQGCILAGCKSVVGYIFTSDEEIVGIVSDNLTVYTFVQFFDDLLCVCSGILIGSGMQKIAAFSNLVSYYFIGLPVGIALMFAAKLRILGLWLGILTCVVLETGFFLILIFKLDWKKVTLKAQRRAGKKVTLIPKRPVSTELSEGMVMDISSCPDEAQLDGERAPAAGGYGPVSTQDQELKGGHEAEADDTNTGRPVGEDEGTQKTSNTKPSAPLSVSELIWRRGLIFLVSALVLVTGVAFHVAFPVQEPSIQSRTNFTQNWTNDSSPTTLAPQDLTPSR, encoded by the exons atgcagagcggaatGTGCGGGTTGGGATGGAGGGTTCGTCCAAATCGTGGATGTAGACGgaacccgatccattcacagcatatATCCATG GTGGCGTCACAGTTTCTGAACTTCCTCCTGCCATTTGTTATCAGCATATTCTGTGGGCACATTGGCAATTCAGAACTGGCTGGATATGCACTCGCCTCAGCG ATCATCAACACGACCACAGCTTCAACGGGCCATGGCCTCAACGTGGCCTGTGACACACTCATTTCTCAG ACGTACGGCGGTAGGAACATGAGACGTGTGGGAGTAATCCTTCAACGGAGTTCATTGAtcttgctgttgttttgtttgccctGTTGGGCTCTTCTCATCAATACTCACAACTTGCTGCTCATGTTACACCAAGACACTGAGGTGGCGAG AATTGCCCAAATCTACGCACTGGCCTTTATTCCAGCTGTTCCA GCCATGTTTCTTTATGAGCTGCAAGTTTCCTACCTACAAAACCAA GGGATCATTATGCCTCAGTTGTACACAGCAGCCGCAGCAAACGTTTTTAATGTGGGGGCCAACTACTTCTTAATCTACAGCCTCGAGTTGGGAGTCCT tggatcAGCTTTAGCTAACGCCCTTTCACACATCTCCAtctgcctgctgctgtttggctACATCCGATGGAAGAAGCTCCATCAGGAGACATGGGGAG GCTGGTCCACCGACTGTCTGCAGGAGTGGGGCTCCTATATGAAGCTGGCTATTCCTAGTACCTGCATGATCTGGTTTGAATGGTGGATCTGGGAGGTTGGAGGTTTCCTTGCTG GTCTACTGGGAGAGGTGGATCTGGCGGCCCAGCATGTGTTGTTGGAAATAGGAGCTATAATATTTATG TTCCCCCTGGGTGTCCATGGAgctgcctgtgtgcgtgttgggAATGCTCTGGGTGCCGGGAACACTACCAGGGCCATAGTCACTTGCAAAGTAGTGCTGGTTCTGGCAG GAGTGCTTGCTGTGTTCCAGGGTTGTATCCTCGCTGGCTGTAAGTCCGTCGTTGGCTACATATTTACATCTGATGA AGAAATTGTGGGGATTGTCTCAGATAACCTCACAGTCTACACGTTTGTGCAGTTCTTTGATGATCTTCTA TGTGTCTGCTCAGGCATTCTTATCGGATCTGGAATGCAGAAAATTGCTGCCTTTTCCAACCTGGTGTCTTACTACTTCATCGGTCTACCAGTGGGAATAGCTCTGATGTTTGCTGCTAAACTCAGAATATTAG GTTTGTGGCTCGGTATCTTAACATGTGTTGTCTTGGAGACGGGTTTCTTCCTCATTCTAATCTTCAAACTAGACTGGAAGAAAGTCACATTAAAG GCTCAACGGCGAGCTGGAAAGAAAGTTACGTTGATACCAAAGCGCCCTGTTAGTACAGAGCTGAGTGAAGGGATGGTGATGGACATCTCTTCCTGTCCTGATGAA GCCCAGTTGGACGGTGAAAGAGCTCCTGCAGCGGGGGGCTACGGTCCAGTCAGCACCCAGGATCAGGAGCTGAAAGGTGGACACGAGGCGGAGGCCGACGACACAAATACAGGACGACCTGTGGGGGAAGACGAAGGGACACAAAAGACCTCAAACACCAAACCTTCAGCGCCGCTTTCTGTCTCTGAGCTGATCTGGCGCCGCGGACTGATCTTCTTGGTTTCAGCTCTAGTTTTGGTCACAGGTGTCGCTTTTCACGTCGCGTTCCCCGTACAGGAGCCCTCCATCCAGAGCAGGACCAACTTTACCCAGAATTGGACTAATGACTCAAGTCCCACGACACTGGCCCCACAGGACCTGACCCCAAGCCGCTGA